The following DNA comes from Candidatus Thermokryptus mobilis.
CACCTGAAAATATCATTGAATCAATCTCACGGGGGATTGATATGTTTGATTGTGTCATACCTACGAGAAATGGTAGAAATGCGACTTTATATACGAGAAATGGAAAATTCAGTATAAAAAACGCTGTCTATAAAGATGATTTCTCTCCAGTTGACCCGGAGTGCGATTGTTATACTTGCAAAAACTTCACGCGTGCCTACCTTAGACATCTTTTCAACGCCGATGAAATCCTTGCCCTTCAGCTTGCCTCAATCCATAATCTTGCATTTTATTTTTGGCTCGTCCAAGAAGCAAGAAGACATATAATTTCGGGGGATTTCGCAGAATGGAAAAATCATTTCCTCGTGCGATCGCAGAATAAGACTAACTCTAAAACTGATTGATTTTCAATCCTTTTTTATGACTTTAAAATTTTGTAAGTTATCAAAATTGGATTTATCTTTATTTTAAAATGTTAAACATAAAAGAGGGAAAACAATGGTTTCAGGGGAAATTTTTTCAGGCGTTAAAGTAGGGGAGCCATTTAAAGTTGCCGATGGCTTTTTCATCTATCCATTGATACTTGAGGAGAGCGAAAGTTCGGTGGAGTATGACTTACTTGAGGAAGCAATTCAAAAGGGATATGTCAAAGTTGATGAGAAAAAAGATGGAGCGGAGGTTTCAACGATTGTGGTAAATGTTAATGAGCCGAAGAATGTTTTGGTTGTTGAAGGTGAGGTTTTGGCTGGAGGGCTTCAAACAAGAACCGTTAACATTTCACTTTTGCTGACCCAAGGTGAAAATCCAATACCGGTCTCATGCGTTGAAAGAGGAAGATGGGGAAGATACAGAAATTATGAGATTGGGGATTTCTTGATTGATAGTAATTTGAGAGCAAAGAAGGTTGCAAGCGTTAAAGCAGATAGGATGTATCGCTCTAATCAAGGGGCGGTTTGGAATCATGTTTCAAAT
Coding sequences within:
- a CDS encoding ARPP-1 family domain-containing protein, with amino-acid sequence MVSGEIFSGVKVGEPFKVADGFFIYPLILEESESSVEYDLLEEAIQKGYVKVDEKKDGAEVSTIVVNVNEPKNVLVVEGEVLAGGLQTRTVNISLLLTQGENPIPVSCVERGRWGRYRNYEIGDFLIDSNLRAKKVASVKADRMYRSNQGAVWNHVSNMLFEMGTFSSTESYEDLFVKSGGEIREKIKDIKPVDGQIGMVVVINGEVVGVEMFDKPETWVKLSEKILGSYMLTWFVSNKKSDISEQIKDKVEAFLKSIDEVERSVNKSPVGIGEHHFISKGNLEGFALVKDGKVIHLFVGVQKG